One stretch of Ipomoea triloba cultivar NCNSP0323 chromosome 8, ASM357664v1 DNA includes these proteins:
- the LOC116027634 gene encoding uncharacterized protein LOC116027634 translates to MCRGVQFKFPNNHKPHPSLSCAATTFTIAVAVADWRLESIGGERHCHCAKPAGAPATTGHQEAHKQGRMPHRARPMTGLLVFVGLNAALVSTIEPVYDFVCFLPYWERRRDCRRKDLEATLGKDSG, encoded by the exons ATGTGTCGG GGTGTACAATTTAAATTTCCCAATAACCATAAACCCCACCCCTCGCTCAGCTGCGCTGCCACGACCTTCACTATTGCCGTTGCGGTGGCGGACTGGCGGCTCGAATCAATCGGCGGCGAAAGGCATTGCCACTGCGCAAAACCAGCAGGAGCTCCGGCAACGACTGGACACCAG GAAGCTCATAAACAAGGCAGGATGCCTCACAGAGCTCGGCCTATGACAGGACTTCTGGTATTTGTTGGGCTAAATGCTGCTTTGGTCTCTACAATAGAGCCTGTCTATGATTTTGTGTGCTTCCTTCCGTATTGGGAACGAAGG AGAGATTGTCGACGGAAGGACCTTGAAGCTACCTTGGGAAAAGATTCTGGCTGA
- the LOC116026625 gene encoding uncharacterized protein LOC116026625 has protein sequence MTTPLLSPTIFNGFLSSNHNLTASKNNVCQRFGGALHLRLSTPRTSKHLQSNFRSAWKLIVRCKCFEPGLSLPPGPPNNSNNSNLHGWILGILISVILPLLYRKRGTLMQVKNMAEKALYTVEETVERIERAAEVVDKVAENVADDLPAGKFRATVRSIENVAEKVDKSAEALGDFIDKVQEANDKVKLSEEIEEKKAEKKEDKPSKVKKD, from the exons ATGACAACACCACTTCTTTCACCCACTATTTTTAATGGCTTTCTCTCCTCTAACCATAACCTCACAGCCTCAAAAAACAACGTTTGCCAACGTTTTGGTGGAGCTCTGCATCTAAGATTGTCCACTCCAAGAACCAGCAAGCACTTGCAAAGCAATTTCAGAAGTGCTTG GAAGTTAATCGTCCGGTGCAAATGTTTTGAGCCGGGACTTTCATTGCCTCCTGGACCTCCtaacaattcaaataattccAATTT ACATGGCTGGATTTTGGGAATTCTGATCTCAGTAATACTCCCACTTTTGTATCGGAAACGTGGGACGTTAATGCAAGTCAAAA ATATGGCAGAAAAAGCTTTGTACACGGTAGAAGAAACAGTGGAGAGAATCGAGAGAGCGGCGGAGGTGGTGGACAAGGTGGCAGAAAACGTCGCCGACGATCTACCGGCGGGGAAATTCAGAGCAACGGTACGGTCTATTGAAAATGTGGCAGAAAAGGTTGATAAGAGTGCTGAAGCATTAGGAGATTTCATTGATAAG GTTCAAGAAGCTAATGATAAAGTGAAATTGTCGGAAGAAATAGAGGAGAAAAAGGCGGAGAAGAAGGAGGATAAACCTTCCAAAGTGAAAAaagattaa